Proteins encoded within one genomic window of Dromaius novaehollandiae isolate bDroNov1 chromosome 7, bDroNov1.hap1, whole genome shotgun sequence:
- the SH3BP4 gene encoding SH3 domain-binding protein 4 produces MAAQRIRAANSSGLPRCKSEGTLIDLSEGFSESSLSDVKVPSPSALLIDNPTSFGNAKEVIAIKDYCPTNFTTLKFSKGDHLYVLDTSGGEWWYAHNTTEMGYIPSSYVQPVNYRNSSLTDSGMIDNLLESPDEGVKELDLLGEWTDVKINSAKTYNNNPFLNGVQTNPFLNGNLQTVPSSDNESNSKATVDLLLFDTGAPNSAVSSSAANSSMGNVFDELPFTNRLDLEQTVKRDNPFFRSKRSYSLSELSVLQAKSDTPTSSGFFSGLKSPTPEQFQSREDFRTAWLNHRKLARSCHDLDLLGQNPGWGQTQPVETNIVCKLDSSGGAVQLPDTNISIHVPEGHVCPGETQQISMKAMLDPPLELNSDKCSTISPVLQIKLSNMEVKTFIILEMKVSAEVKNDIMSKSLVGLQCLRSDMKEGPYTLMQPSYSYGDTIQVQLENLEPCMYIAAVAQGQNILYPYTVWDYISKKITVGVYGPKHIHPSFKTVVAVFGHECAPKTLLVNEVTRQTHNPAPVALQLWGKHQFTLSRPQDLKICMFSNMTNYEVKASEQAKIVRGFQMKLGKVSRLIFPIASHDPNELSDFTLRIQVKDDKDAILTQFCVQTPQPPPKSAIKPTGQRRFLKKNEVGKIILSPLAATAKYPVFQDRPVLSLKYGKLLKTVVRQNKNHYLLEYKKGDVIALLSEEKIRLKGQLWTKEWYIGYYQGKIGLVHTKNVLVVGKVKPSYFTGPDLTTSLLLEQILRPCKFLTYIYASVRTLLMENLSSWRSFADALGYLNLPLTFFCRAELDSEPERVASVLEKLKEDCNNTENKDRKSFQKELMMALLKMDCQGLVVRLIQDFVLLTTAVEVAQRWRELAEKLVKVSKQQMDAYEAPHRDKTGVVDSEAMWKPAYDFLLTWSGQIGDSYRDVIQELHIGLDKMKNPITKRWKHLTGTLILVNSLDMLRAAAFSPQDHEDFAI; encoded by the exons ATGGCAGCTCAGAGGATCCGGGCGGCCAACTCCAGCGGCCTGCCGCGGTGCAAGTCGGAGGGGACCCTCATCGACCTCAGCGAAGGGTTCTCGGAAAGCAGCTTGAGCGACGTCAAAG TGCCTTCCCCTAGTGCCTTGTTGATTGACAATCCTACATCCTTTGGAAATGCAAAGGAAGTAATAGCAATCAAAGATTACTGTCCAACTAATTTCACCACTTTGAAGTTCTCCAAGGGGGACCACCTCTACGTCTTAGACACATCAGGAGGTGAGTGGTGGTATGCTCACAACACTACGGAAATGGGTTACATCCCTTCCTCCTATGTCCAGCCTGTAAACTACCGCAACTCTTCCTTAACGGACAGTGGGATGATAGACAATCTACTGGAGAGCCCTGATGAGGGGGTCAAGGAGTTGGACCTGCTTGGAGAATGGACTGACGTGAAAATAAACTCTGCCAAAACCTACAATAATAATCCTTTCTTGAATGGAGTCCAGACAAACCCATTTCTGAACGGGAATTTGCAAACAGTGCCCAGCTCTGACAATGAATCTAACTCCAAAGCTACTGTTGACTTGCTGCTCTTTGACACAGGAGCTCCTAATTCAGCAGTTTCCAGTTCAGCTGCTAATAGCAGCATGGGTAACGTTTTCGATGAGCTTCCGTTCACAAACAGGCTGGACCTGGAACAGACTGTGAAACGGGACAATCCCTTCTTCAGGAGCAAACGCTCCTACAGTTTGTCTGAACTGTCTGTTCTTCAAGCGAAGTCGGACACCCCAACGTCATCAGGTTTCTTCAGTGGTTTGAAGTCTCCCACCCCAGAGCAGTTCCAGAGCCGGGAGGATTTTAGGACCGCGTGGCTGAATCATAGGAAGCTGGCCCGGTCTTGCCATGACTTGGATTTGCTTGGTCAAAATCCTGGCTGGGGTCAGACGCAACCCGTGGAGACCAACATTGTCTGCAAACTGGATAGCTCTGGTGGAGCTGTTCAGCTTCCAGACACCAACATCAGCATCCATGTGCCAGAGGGTCATGTGTGCCCTGGGGAAACGCAGCAGATCTCCATGAAAGCGATGCTGGATCCACCACTGGAGCTGAACAGTGACAAGTGCAGCACCATCAGCCCAGTCCTGCAAATCAAACTGAGCAATATGGAGGTGAAAACCTTCATCATTCTGGAGATGAAGGTGTCAGCAGAGGTCAAGAATGACATCATGAGCAAGAGTTTGGTGGGATTGCAGTGCCTGCGGAGTGACATGAAGGAGGGACCATACACGCTGATGCAGCCGAGCTATTCATATGGAGACACAATACAAGTCCAGCTGGAGAATCTGGAGCCTTGCATGTACATTGCAGCCGTAGCCCAAGGGCAGAACATCCTCTACCCTTACACCGTTTGGGATTACATCAGCAAGAAGATCACGGTTGGCGTCTATGGCCCAAAACACATCCATCCTTCCTTTAAAACTGTCGTGGCTGTGTTTGGGCATGAATGTGCGCCCAAGACTCTCTTGGTGAATGAGGTCACACGACAGACTCACAATCCTGCTCCCGTCGCCCTGCAGCTTTGGGGTAAACATCAATTCACTTTGTCCCGACCTCAGGACCTCAAAATCTGCATGTTCTCCAACATGACCAACTATGAGGTAAAAGCTAGTGAGCAAGCCAAAATTGTGCGAGGCTTCCAGATGAAGCTGGGCAAGGTCAGCCGCCTTATCTTTCCCATTGCATCTCACGATCCCAATGAGCTCTCAGACTTCACGCTGAGGATACAGGTCAAGGATGACAAGGATGCTATTTTGACCCAGTTCTGTGTCCAGACACCACAACCACCTCCTAAAAGTGCCATCAAACCCACAGGGCAGAGACGGTTCCTCAAGAAGAATGAGGTTGGAAAGATCATCCTTTCACCTCTGGCTGCCACAGCCAAGTATCCGGTTTTTCAGGACCGACCGGTGTTGAGCTTGAAGTATGGCAAATTGCTGAAAACTGTGGTGCGGCAAAACAAGAACCACTATTTGCTGGAGTACAAGAAAGGAGATGTCATAGCCCTCCTCAGTGAGGAGAAGATCAGGTTGAAAGGGCAGCTGTGGACAAAGGAGTGGTATATTGGCTACTACCAGGGGAAAATAGGCCTTGTACACACCAAAAATGTGCTTGTGGTTGGGAAGGTCAAGCCCAGCTACTTCACTGGGCCTGATCTCACTACCAGCCTGTTGCTTGAGCAAATCCTGAGACCCTGCAAATTTCTAACCTATATTTATGCCTCAGTGAGGACTCTGCTCATGGAGAACCTCAGCAGCTGGAGGTCATTTGCTGATGCGCTGGGATATTTGAACTTGCCACTCACATTTTTCTGCCGAGCAGAGCTGGACAGTGAGCCGGAGCGAGTTGCCTCCGTGTTGGAGAAGCTGAAGGAAGACTGCAACAACACTGAGAACAAGGACAGGAAATCTTTCCAGAAAGAGCTGATGATG GCCTTGCTGAAAATGGACTGTCAGGGGCTGGTTGTGAGGCTCATTCAGGACTTCGTGCTGCTGACCACGGCCGTGGAGGTGGCCCAGCGCTGGAGGGAGCTCGCTGAGAAGCTAGTCAAGGTCTCCAAGCAGCAGATGGATGCCTACGAGGCCCCACACCGGGATAAAACAGGGGTGGTGGACAGCGAG GCCATGTGGAAACCAGCATATGACTTCCTGCTCACCTGGAGCGGCCAGATCGGGGACAGCTACCGCGATGTGATTCAGGAGCTGCACATAGGGCTGGATAAAATGAAGAACCCTATCACCAAGCGCTGGAAGCATCTCACTGGCACGCTGATCCTTGTCAACTCCTTGGACATGCTTCGGGCAGCTGCCTTCAGCCCACAAGACCATGAAGATTTTGCCATCTAA
- the LOC112986625 gene encoding UDP-glucuronosyltransferase 1A1-like isoform X4: MTVMGRYQINAGLVLLLSFWSLAEARKLLVVPQDGSHWLSMRVVVEKLWERGHDIVAVIPEASLLMKSSENFTIKTYSVPYTQESLDRYYHAIGESCFQNPPLLEKITIMLKNISKMATMFSSTCRHLLYDEELMKYLQDSNFDAIMMDPVLPCGPIVAEFLSLPSVYFMRGLPCGLDYKATHCPNPSSYVPRLFTANSDHMMFTERVKNLLVGLSEHLLCYLLYSEYENLASEFLHRDVTILELFSTASIWLMRYDFVFEYPRPIMPNMIYVGGVNCKQKKPLSKEFEAIVNASGEHGIVVFSLGSMVSEIPMKKAIEITEALGSVPQTVLWRYTGQVPSNLPNNVKLVKWLPQNDLLAHPKTRAFITHGGSHGVYEAICNAVPMVLMPLFGDQMDNAKRVETRGAGLTLNILEMTSKDISDALRAVINDKKYKENIKRLSELHLDRPIHPLDLAVHWVEFVMRHKGAPHLRPAAHELNWIQYHSLDVFAFLLAVVLLSMFISLECCLFCFRRCFHKKGRTSKPTKSKSH; encoded by the exons ATGACAGTTATGGGGAGGTACCAGATAAATGCTGGCCTTGtccttcttctgtctttctgGAGTTTGGCAGAAGCTAGGAAGCTCTTGGTTGTGCCTCAGGATGGAAGTCACTGGCTGAGCATGCGTGTGGTTGTGGAGAAACTCTGGGAAAGGGGACATGATATTGTTGCAGTAATTCCGGAAGCCTCTTTGCTCATGAAAAGCTCAGAAAATTTCACCATCAAAACATACTCTGTGCCTTACACACAGGAATCTTTGGATAGATATTACCATGCCATTGGTGAAAGTTGTTTTCAGAACCCTCCCCTTCTAGAAAAAATTACAATTATGCtcaaaaatatatcaaaaatgGCCACCATGTTCTCTTCTACCTGTCGGCATCTTTTATATGATGAAGAGCTAATGAAATACCTCCAGGATAGCAACTTTGATGCCATTATGATGGATCCTGTGTTGCCCTGTGGACCAATTGTTGctgaatttctctctctcccttcagTGTACTTCATGCGTGGTCTTCCATGTGGCTTAGACTACAAAGCCACCCACTGTCCTAATCCTTCTTCTTATGTGCCGAGACTTTTCACAGCCAATTCAGACCACATGATGTTTACAGAGCGTGTGAAAAACCTCCTGGTTGGTCTTTCAGAGCATTTACTTTGCTATCTGCTATATTCAGAATATGAGAACTTGGCATCTGAGTTTCTTCACAGAGATGTAACAATACTGGAACTGTTTAGCACAGCATCCATTTGGCTGATGAGATATGACTTTGTTTTTGAGTATCCACGCCCAATAATGCCAAATATGATCTATGTTGGAGGCGTCAACTGTAAGCAGAAGAAACCATTATCAAAG GAATTCGAAGCCATTGtgaatgcctctggagaacatgGCATTGTGGTCTTCTCTCTGGGCTCCATGGTCTCTGAGATCCCAATGAAGAAAGCCATAGAAATCACAGAAGCCTTGGGATCAGTCCCTCAGACG gtTCTCTGGCGTTACACGGGACAGGTGCCCTCCAACCTGCCAAACAATGTAAAGCTAGTCAAATGGCTGCCACAGAATGATCTTCTAG CTCACCCTAAGACTCGTGCCTTTATTACCCACGGAGGCTCACATGGTGTTTACGAAGCCATATGCAATGCAGTGCCAATGGTACTGATGCCTTTATTTGGAGACCAGATGGACAACGCCAAGCGAGTCGAGACACGGGGAGCAGGACTGACGCTGAATATACTTGAAATGACTTCAAAGGACATATCCGATGCCCTGCGTGCAGTTATTAATGATAAAAA GTACAAAGAGAACATCAAGCGTCTCTCGGAGCTTCATCTGGACAGACCCATCCACCCGCTGGATCTGGCCGTGCACTGGGTGGAGTTTGTGATGAGACACAAAGGGGCCCCACACTTGCGACCTGCTGCTCATGAACTCAACTGGATCCAGTACCATTCCCTGGATGTCTTCGCCTTCCTCCTGGCTGTGGTGCTTCTCTCCATGTTCATCTCTCTGGAGTGCTGCCTCTTCTGCTTCCGGAGGTGCTTCCATAAGAAGGGAAGGACCAGCAAACCAACCAAATCCAAGTCCCACTAA
- the LOC112986625 gene encoding UDP-glucuronosyltransferase 1A1-like isoform X3, which translates to MRKMVSLIPGFNSIVTWAVFFPILWTFSEGGKLLVIPIDGSHWLSMRPVVERLRQRGHEIVVLAPEINLRIDSSAHYTMKTYSVSYSKEYVEAEFKKLGYKIFTPEPFLQKLAKMANIITIFFDSCKRLLADRQLIKYLEESAFDAVFMDPFFPCGQIVAEHLSIPSVYLLRGLPCGLDFHATLCPNPPSYIPRFFTCYTDRMTFPQRVHNLIVSLSSSLVCLFLYSPYDHLIKEFLRQEATLLELLSRASIWLMKFDFVFEYPRPVMPNMILVGGISCTREKSLSQEFEAIVNASGEHGIVVFSLGSMVSEIPMKKAIEITEALGSVPQTVLWRYTGQVPSNLPNNVKLVKWLPQNDLLAHPKTRAFITHGGSHGVYEAICNAVPMVLMPLFGDQMDNAKRVETRGAGLTLNILEMTSKDISDALRAVINDKKYKENIKRLSELHLDRPIHPLDLAVHWVEFVMRHKGAPHLRPAAHELNWIQYHSLDVFAFLLAVVLLSMFISLECCLFCFRRCFHKKGRTSKPTKSKSH; encoded by the exons ATGAGGAAAATGGTTTCTCTGATTCCAGGATTTAATTCCATTGTCACCTGGGCTGTATTTTTCCCGATTTTGTGGACCTTTTCTGAAGGGGGAAAGCTTCTGGTTATACCTATTGATGGCAGTCACTGGCTCAGCATGCGCCCAGTTGTGGAGAGGCTCAGACAGAGAGGACATGAAATAGTGGTTCTTGCGCCAGAGATAAATTTGCGGATAGATTCATCGGCCCATTACACCATGAAAACATACTCTGTGTCCTACAGCAAGGAGTATGTGGAGGCAGAATTTAAAAAGCTGGGCTATAAGATTTTCACACCTGAACCCTTCTTGCAAAAATTGGCAAAAATGGCAAATATTATAACAATCTTTTTTGATTCTTGCAAACGGCTTCTAGCTGACAGACAGCTGATCAAATACCTTGAAGAAAGTGCATTTGATGCTGTCTTTATGGATCCTTTTTTTCCATGCGGACAGATAGTGGCTGAACATCTCTCCATACCTTCTGTGTACCTCCTACGGGGACTTCCATGCGGTTTAGACTTCCATGCTACCCTCTGTCCGAATCCTCCTTCTTACATTCCACGCTTCTTCACATGCTATACAGATCGCATGACATTTCCCCAGCGTGTGCACAATCTCATAGTTAGCTTGAGCAGTTCTCTGGTTTGCCTTTTTCTTTACTCACCGTATGATCATTTGATCAAAGAATTCCTCCGACAAGAGGCAACATTGCTGGAGCTTTTAAGTCGTGCATCCATTTGGCTCATGAAATTTGATTTTGTATTTGAGTACCCCAGGCCTGTAATGCCCAATATGATTTTAGTCGGAGGCATAAGCTGCACTCGGGAAAAATCGTTGTCACAG GAATTCGAAGCCATTGtgaatgcctctggagaacatgGCATTGTGGTCTTCTCTCTGGGCTCCATGGTCTCTGAGATCCCAATGAAGAAAGCCATAGAAATCACAGAAGCCTTGGGATCAGTCCCTCAGACG gtTCTCTGGCGTTACACGGGACAGGTGCCCTCCAACCTGCCAAACAATGTAAAGCTAGTCAAATGGCTGCCACAGAATGATCTTCTAG CTCACCCTAAGACTCGTGCCTTTATTACCCACGGAGGCTCACATGGTGTTTACGAAGCCATATGCAATGCAGTGCCAATGGTACTGATGCCTTTATTTGGAGACCAGATGGACAACGCCAAGCGAGTCGAGACACGGGGAGCAGGACTGACGCTGAATATACTTGAAATGACTTCAAAGGACATATCCGATGCCCTGCGTGCAGTTATTAATGATAAAAA GTACAAAGAGAACATCAAGCGTCTCTCGGAGCTTCATCTGGACAGACCCATCCACCCGCTGGATCTGGCCGTGCACTGGGTGGAGTTTGTGATGAGACACAAAGGGGCCCCACACTTGCGACCTGCTGCTCATGAACTCAACTGGATCCAGTACCATTCCCTGGATGTCTTCGCCTTCCTCCTGGCTGTGGTGCTTCTCTCCATGTTCATCTCTCTGGAGTGCTGCCTCTTCTGCTTCCGGAGGTGCTTCCATAAGAAGGGAAGGACCAGCAAACCAACCAAATCCAAGTCCCACTAA